In Glycine max cultivar Williams 82 chromosome 10, Glycine_max_v4.0, whole genome shotgun sequence, the DNA window gatgaattgaaaaaaaaaatgaagtgatTGGATCagataaatttttctttcaaaaccaATCAGATTCAATCTGTGAATATTTCTAACTGAAAGTCACGAGATAAACCTTCAAGACGTagaaatcatttaaatattttttgtctttcccaacaaaatattttatatacgtATGgctaggtaaaaaaaatataatcaaatataaaaacaaaagtcaataaactttctaagaaaatcctttaaatgtttcaacttttaagaaataaaattaagatgtAGAATGCATGCTCTacatataatcaaatatttgtttaacttgctATTTGAAAGCAACTGTCCAGCCATTTTCAACAGAGGTGCTTGAAATTCTATCTCTTTCCTGGTTCCTCTTTGAAACTAAAGCAAACTCCTGTTAAAATTGCAAATCAATAGCATGAATACTTTGCGAAGCTCCAAAATTTTCACAGCCGACCAATCAAGAAAGATGAAAGCTTTCGAATTTTACACTGATTGCAAGTTGCCTGAGAAAATGTTCTGCCATTACCATTCGTACTAGAATCCCATGAGGCTGACTTGAAATAAATCAAATCATCATTTTGCCGTTGGAGAATATGAAGTAACAGTACAACCGATCCAACATTCTCCATTCAAAGGTTCTTGCAACTGACAGCACAAGACTTGCAAAAGACAGTAATTCACAAAGACATAAACTGTTGCAAAAAGACAAGATGAGAATAGAATATCAAACATTCGTTTCACAAATAGATTCTGATTCCTCACACACTCTTATGTATGAAGTCACTGGATaatcttaatgaagcttctgaaAGGCTCAAAGTCTGCCCAATCTCTTCTTGCACAAATATCATATTTCATAACAAAGTACCGAatgaaaaaaggagaaaaaagtcCATCCAAGGACAAGATAGTGCATCCTCGTATCCATTGTTTTGTTTGAACTGCCTATTCTTGGCATAAATTCTGATCCAGAGTGGTAAATGTAAGATGCTTAAAAGTGTGAATAAAATCAAACCTTTCGGTGCTAAGCATAATAGAATGACCAGATTGAAAGAATGCATcaacttttataaataaatttataataaattacaagTTACACAGATTCCAAACACACTTCACATGAGTGGCTGAAATCTTTCACACAGCAGTATATGACTTTAGTTTCATATCTCCGATGGGGAAGAGCAAATTTGATAGTCTATTAACAACTCAAGCAGTATTCAATCAGAGGAGAATGAATAGATTTTTTAAGAGTAAACCTGTTGAAGCAAACACTGACCCGCAACACAgcctcttaattatttattatccaTTTGCCTGCCAACTAACCTCTTAATCATTTGTTATCCACTTGCCACCAACCTCTCAAACATTACAGACAAGGTAGAACCTTCAGAAAGGCTAGGAATGCCCTGCTTGCCAATCCCACTTAAGGTCTGCAGAAAACTGGGCAAAAGCAGCTCTCGGGTCACCATTTGCAACAGACCAGTAATATTGAGCAGTTTCATTATCAACATGCATGCTTCTCTTCAAGGATTCAAGCACTTTTTTGTTGCTTTCTTCTGAGGAAATTCTGTTTGAAACATAGGCAGTCCTCCTGTCTGGTAAATCATTGGGATACAACACTGCTACTTCTCGTTTTGCATAGACATCCAGCTCAATAAAGCATGTTCTGTTAATAAGAATATCAGGATTACTAATAGGGATCAATAACCTTTCCCTTGAGTATATGCCATGGTCACTCATCATGTTGTTCAAGCGCTTTATATCCATtacctgtcaaaacataaaagatatCATCCAATGCAGTTAACCAGCAAAAGCCttgagaaaaaaatggaaaatattaagtttaatttctatgccCTGCCAAAGTTTACACTCTCCGGTCTCCACCAATCAGAAATCATGTTAGATATATTTTGAAGGTAGTAATTATAAAATTCGACAAACTTATCAATTATCATACATGTCAACTTGTAATaggatgataatgtaaaaacttTGAACTGTTCTTGGGTGAATAAAATGTGGTAGAATGGGGAGGCAGCCCCAATACTACTGAGTAGGGTGTCAATGGCATTCAGGTCTGCCAGCAAAGACCTACCTAGAGAATTACTGCACGAATGCAGATTTACCCACTTGCAGCTACTTGGTATCTAGGGATTTCCCTGAAAAGAATTGTCCACCAAGTGAGATTTTAGTGGCATCATGGAATCGAATCCACATCCATGAGGAGGATGAGAGTTAACTTTTGCCAGTTAGTACATACTACATAGACTATTTGCTTGGAAatatttcacagcaaaaatgGTATTTGAAAATAGGTTTTGGCTTTCAAGAGGTTCATACAAGtattgattgaaaaattaaaggaatcATTGGTTATAAACTTATAATTCAGTAAATTGCGTTTCAGAAATGCTCGTGTCACTTGAGAATAGGCAAATTCTTGAAAGTATACTAGCCTCACAAGTCACAAACAGTAACCGTGCATTGCGGTTTTTCAATTAACAAGTGAAAAACTAGCAGCCTAGGATTGCAATGCAGGATGggtgaaaaaaagaaaggacaaAACTTACATGCAGTTCTATAAGTGCTGTATGTGTTGTTCTCCAATTAAAAAAGGCTTGCATTAAGGGATTATGTATAGTCCGAAACTCTAATCCTAAATTTCTAAATACAGCACTTATAGACTATATAGACTtgaattaataatgaaaagttAAAGCCTTACCTGAACGGAGTACTTGACGGCGAGACTGGCAACGGTGTCGCCGCGAGTAATGTGATGGGAGACGGCGAATTTGGCGAGGGAGTTGTCTCTCCAGAAGCTTCCAGAGAGTGGGTTGCCGACGACGTCGTTCAGTTTCCAAGGGGCGACGAAGGCTCTCGTTACCATGTCCCGCTGGGAGGCCACGGAGTTCCAGAGACGACACACGCAGCTGGCACGTGCGAGATCGGGGATTGGAAGGTTGTCGAAGATGAGGCGGAGGATGTCGGTGGAGGAGAGCGCCGAGAAATGAGAATTCATCGGTGAAATCACGGTGCAAgaagaggtggtggtggcggagGTGGAGGAAGATGAGGGGAAATTGGAATTCATGAGGTGCCTGAAAATGTCACCGTCGTCTTCGTCGCAACAACAACCCATTGGGATGGGAGTGGAGTTAAGTTGCGGTCGATGTTGGCGTATGTCCACAACGAATGAACCtagattttttaaatcattattatttaagaatctaaattttattttattttttttatgatattaaataataatcaattaatatCTCCTTTATTTTCATCTGCAATCATCCATCAACTCTACCCAACACAACATTAGAAATCGTACCTACGTTGAAGACAACTAATTGGTACG includes these proteins:
- the LOC100803417 gene encoding F-box protein At1g55000-like, encoding MGCCCDEDDGDIFRHLMNSNFPSSSSTSATTTSSCTVISPMNSHFSALSSTDILRLIFDNLPIPDLARASCVCRLWNSVASQRDMVTRAFVAPWKLNDVVGNPLSGSFWRDNSLAKFAVSHHITRGDTVASLAVKYSVQVMDIKRLNNMMSDHGIYSRERLLIPISNPDILINRTCFIELDVYAKREVAVLYPNDLPDRRTAYVSNRISSEESNKKVLESLKRSMHVDNETAQYYWSVANGDPRAAFAQFSADLKWDWQAGHS